The Budorcas taxicolor isolate Tak-1 chromosome 5, Takin1.1, whole genome shotgun sequence genome includes a window with the following:
- the LOC128047698 gene encoding small ubiquitin-related modifier 2 gives MADEKPKEGVKTENNDHINLKVAGQDGSVVQFKIKRHTPLSKLMKAYCERQGLSMRQIRFRFDGQPINETDTPAQLEMEDEDTIDVFQQQTGGVY, from the coding sequence ATGGCGGACGAAAAGCCCAAGGAAGGAGTCAAGACTGAGAACAACGATCATATTAATTTGAAGGTGGCGGGGCAGGATGGTTCTGTGGTGCAGTTTAAGATTAAGAGGCATACACCACTTAGTAAACTAATGAAAGCCTATTGTGAACGACAGGGTTTGTCAATGAGGCAGATCAGATTCCGATTTGACGGGCAGCCAATCAATGAAACAGACACACCTGCACAGTTGGAGATGGAAGATGAAGATACAATTGATGTATTCCAGCAGCAGACAGGAGGTGTCTACTAA